Proteins encoded together in one Anopheles darlingi chromosome 3, idAnoDarlMG_H_01, whole genome shotgun sequence window:
- the LOC125953330 gene encoding protein rotatin homolog: protein MAIVINHVALEKLLHEIQEIRVRALHDIENKLKRALWENVELCFNGAALFKNLIRWFGQNPICEEVTVLELMSLLLTSKYGDEIVQYFSADRILKELNKIRCLIEDSAEHDELLQQLMKQVRDMKATDQATAPRTADSVKSIDLTEVANSLGSLKLNHSVDVVSDNTRFLRSENDPTFYVTCWEAPAPNVASVLQCFNDSLRTDGDEVNLQHALSFLAPYIQDYPPEFFLQPPYIFLSLLRLVYARKVSIRKTLAMLLKLLVSLEKRMGEKKLSAMHIPSENDDREPHAADRRKVQISVSGCVYELFQLCLELSKELSSDLDMGSSNMVFLVVFQLTALVGQDETFPTQRYIELRREMGYLIKHYRQEWESNMSSVTARIRYLISLQNLLNFVYAEKDLHLEEGPPVSALVHGERHPANQYNPADYAITLNSTGHRQALDELDGVWMNELHLAQLDYSLQFACEEMYTRLWVPAFVERNPIVCTLATIREELEPAVQLLRDGITNFEGDEAELLGLAHEAIGTLHLHRSIELVRTIMKTVGSCARSMTEDEPVRDLMESITLRLLAHGDEEIRCEAYELCTGMMKDFIGQLDEGAILTRRSLFSKTAPKLRSLGIPLSLEILTEITCFGYPSANVRIHRCAETMLLFLCNSRAFLHEKWADVQEILLPMAPLLQLATIGAHETTLRKAVMGLFHPDCELPLLDVLQGNLRMLYHEDGSVREEALTRVLFLLSSTGRAGRFVPRIENVSDTIPNGLCLLKLRYDPAKHLSTDVYEVSAVRPLLDTLEQEDGDPGLRRSALVQLNVMAEDPLLCELIHNASGWPLVLKALYNALQENHLLDYPDTAIPAVGILTKLCFTVTSFRRFLGTNETAYELVVRSLLAFHHMPVFRVECCALLYLMLFADCSLGGGRTISLPRLCETSSFRIPFVCEFHWRNSPFRRISPLEELVLGGQTVQHEPRSSAPAGESILQLRHNTLSLSTVEPTHRESILRLIRFTFADLWFDGSIAKLLHQASSDRRSSSKGIQEQDDSLASIAYGSEKSATDGSSIQSLRFASSLRLTKQDLQVVKISNFATRFRWSLRSLSGAKSHSEVFGALAVFESNLMLPISTDRCPTELLIKALKRFLLTPPCTQTDQLLLIEVISMVGDLIQLRNRQILDWVLELLANDGNVFFHVLRSESTIDELFGNVTDLLRLVLLMVEWRGEEEKLTKAVAPGINWIIVLFGIVTQQLDTGLHKCELSRIIPLMKLLRVLVERSDPESFSGSELIVKLLLYIRHIRSTSYTGSTIVRLCLIAIANLLEQQRLVAEAVKITWKASQLKTLSTQCGHSSALVRSCAWNVLAKISCTLEGASAIVKDCAYLPGGIHASCLSTLLDGREAALVKEAAAGLLVCLFSHRVGKDGPLYLAVQPVDLRAKTELEPQDPLQTVLKLLAKQRFFEDSVRSLDHFTARDTMDTFGECDTITLITPEVVKGYAMIYRSLVELNASGFVTILREKGCLQGLMDCVSKVPLKPTRAALLMVAEVCALLVQCMEETHERSAIEELVKLNQAFVGGITYLLDPAVYEALDEGTEYVMQRTASGIMRILCTLAGSQLINCVLAQLDVKPIVRLIETGIRSKQSAYQLICLKFVLQMVISSDMGTSSTSEFPSFLAHLESIDVLEQNNIPGNTSAWNYRDKLPSEDSDEDDMENLNPNRRPTSTKDVVKGLTETQTGTNVGITAANSGTGRIFAALLHQFLFVNSRDMPGMNVILASTVEKRTLYSTIQTLLRLSVHCRRVAWDQRLLTTVIDRFNTVHEGLLGRLSYPEFVRRNGESKKLPVIEELSGLISLLSAWFSNAEDVLLLERDQIGQLCRIVLQYWPWLSHNHELEVDFMCALAFLTESSIVVCKSLVGSFSGYPHSILKLLIATVTSETGRVKGPKCDLRLLGVVLRVLGNCCSCQEGRSTIGKLNVIDNISKLHPSVTKLQKPWVEVTRLWLEFWEIYTRYSDVSEVRHLTVLGALFRKSNAELRLLSLSILRNLSFVPANRIALLSSSDCMFMLQTSLQQTNQDKQLIAAVTIWKLIANNHKGRAAVKSSPLVRMTVALSKHYALQAANSAVDKELWNVLSTVRHILEA from the exons ATGGCCATCGTAATCAATCATGTGGCGTTGGAAAAACTTC TTCACGAGATTCAGGAAATTCGTGTGCGCGCCCTGCACGATATCGAGAACAAACTGAAACGGGCCCTGTGGGAGAATGTGGAGCTGTGCTTCAACGGAGCGGCGCTGTTCAAGAACCTTATTCGTTGGTTTGGCCAAAATCCGATCTGCGAGGAGGTGACGGTGCTGGAGTTGATGTCGTTGCTCCTGACG AGCAAATATGGAGATGAGATTGTGCAGTACTTCAGTGCGGATCGGATCTTGAAGGAACTGAACAAAATTCGTTGCCTCATCGAGGACAGCGCGGAACACGACGAGCTGTTGCAGCAGCTTATGAAGCAGGTGCGCGACATGAAGGCAACCGATCAGGCAACAGCTCCGAGGACAGCAGACAGTGTGAAGAGCATCGATCTGACCGAAGTGGCCAACAGTTTGGGTAGTTTGAAGCTGAACCACAGCGTAGATGTGGTTTCGGATAACACCAGGTTCCTGCGATCCGAGAACGATCCGACTTTCTATGTGACGTGCTGGGAAGCGCCTGCACCGAACGTAGCCAGTGTATTGCAATGCTTCAACGATTCCTTACGTACCGACGGGGACGAAGTGAATCTACAGCATGCCCTCAGCTTCCTCGCACCCTACATCCAGGATTATCCACCTGAGTTCTTTCTACAGCCTCCATACATCTTCCTGTCACTGCTGCGGTTGGTGTACGCACGCAAAGTATCGATCCGGAAGACGCTAGCGATGCTGTTGAAGTTGCTAGTTTCTCTTGAAAAGCGTATGGGCGAGAAGAAGCTTAGCGCGATGCATATCCCTAGCGAGAATGATGATCGCGAACCACACGCGGCCGATCGACGGAAGGTTCAGATATCGGTGAGCGGTTGTGTGTACGAGCTGTTTCAGCTTTGTCTCGAACTCTCCAAGGAACTGTCGAGCGATCTGGACATGGGTTCGTCGAATATGGTCTTCCTGGTGGTGTTCCAGCTGACGGCTCTGGTCGGACAGGATGAAACTTTCCCCACGCAGCGGTACATTGAACTGCGGCGTGAGATGGGCTACCTGATCAAACACTACAGGCAGGAATGGGAATCTAATATGTCCTCGGTAACGGCCCGCATTCGCTACCTGATCAGTCTACAGAATCTGCTCAATTTCGTATACGCCGAGAAGGACCTCCACTTGGAAGAGGGTCCACCAGTATCGGCCCTCGTCCATGGAGAAAGGCACCCGGCGAACCAGTACAATCCGGCTGACTACGCGATAACGCTCAACTCGACCGGCCATCGCCAGGCGTTGGATGAACTGGATGGTGTGTGGATGAACGAGCTGCATCTGGCACAGCTCGATTATTCGCTCCAGTTCGCTTGCGAGGAAATGTACACCCGCCTATGGGTGCCAGCCTTCGTCGAGCGGAATCCGATCGTCTGCACACTCGCTACTATACGAGAAGAGCTCGAACCAGCCGTGCAGTTGCTTCGCGATGGTATTACCAACTTCGAAGGAGACGAAGCGGAGCTGTTGGGCCTCGCACACGAAGCAATCGGCACGCTGCATCTGCACCGATCCATTGAGCTTGTACGAACGATCATGAAAACGGTTGGCAG CTGCGCCCGATCGATGACCGAGGATGAACCAGTGCGAGACCTGATGGAATCCATAACACTCCGTCTGTTGGCACATGGCGATGAAGAGATACGATG TGAGGCTTACGAGTTGTGCACGGGAATGATGAAGGATTTCATTGGACAGCTGGACGAAGGTGCGATTCTCACACGTCGTAGCCTGTTTTCGAAGACCGCTCCTAAACTACGATCGCTTGGCATTCCTCTTTCGCTAGAGATCCTTACAGAAATCACCTGCTTTGGCTATCCTAGTGCTAATGTTCGG ATTCATCGATGCGCcgaaacgatgctgctgttcctgtgcAATTCGCGTGCATTTTTGCATGAAAAATGGGCGGATGTGCAGGAGATTCTTTTACCGATGGCACCATTACTGCAGCTCGCTACGATCGGAGCGCACGAGACGACACTACGCAAAGCGGTGATGGGGCTATTTCATCCAGACTGTGAACTACCGCTGCTCGACGTCTTGCAGGGGAATTTACGAATGTTGTACCACGAGGACGGTAGCGTACGCGAGGAAGCATTGACGCGGGTATTGTTTCTGCTCAGTTCGACCGGTAGGGCAGGTCGATTCGTGCCTCGGATCGAGAACGTTAGCGATACCATACCGAATGGGTTGTGCCTGCTGAAGCTTCGCTACGATCCGGCCAAGCATTTGTCGACAGATGTGTATGAAGTGAGCGCTGTTCGGCCCCTGCTCGATACGCTTGAACAGGAGGACGGGGATCCAGGTCTGCGCCGCAGTGCTCTGGTACAGCTGAACGTGATGGCCGAGGATCCGCTGTTATGTGAGCTGATTCACAACGCATCCGGCTGGCCGTTGGTACTGAAGGCGCTCTATAATGCACTGCAGGAGAACCACTTGCTGGATTATCCGGATACGGCCATTCCGGCCGTGGGCATACTGACCAAGCTTTGCTTCACTGTCACTAGCTTCCGACGCTTTCTCGGTACAAACGAAACGGCGTACGAACTGGTCGTACGATCGTTGCTTGCTTTCCACCACATGCCAGTGTTTCGGGTGGAATGCTGCGCGCTGCTCTATCTGATGCTATTTGCCGACTGTTCGCTGGGAGGAGGACGTACCATCTCACTGCCACGCCTGTGTGAAACCAGCTCCTTTCGCATCCCCTTCGTATGTGAGTTTCACTGGCGCAACAGTCCCTTCCGCCGGATAAGCCCGCTTGAGGAACTAGTTCTTGGAGGGCAGACGGTGCAACATGAGCCTCGATCGAGTGCACCGGCAGGTGAGAGCATCTTGCAGTTAAGACATAACACGCTATCTTTGTCGACTGTCGAACCGACGCACCGAGAATCGATCCTGCGCTTGATACGATTCACCTTTGCCGATCTGTGGTTTGATGGTTCGATCGCTAAGCTTTTGCATCAAGCGTCGTCTGATCGGCGATCGTCTTCGAAAGGCATCCAAGAACAAGACGATAGCCTTGCCTCGATCGCATATGGCAGTGAAAAGTCTGCAACGGACGGCAGCAGTATACAgtcgcttcgtttcgctagcTCGCTCCGTTTAACCAAGCAAGACCTACAAGTGGTGAAGATCAGTAATTTTGCTACTCGATTCCGCTGGAGTTTGCGTAGCTTATCGGGAGCCAAATCACACTCGGAGGTGTTCGGTGCGCTGGCAGTGTTCGAAAGTAATCTAATGCTCCCGATATCAACTGATCGCTGTCCAACGGAACTGCTGATCAAAGCATTGAAACGTTTCCTACTTACACCACCATGTACACAAaccgatcagctgctgctgatcgaggTAATCAGCATGGTGGGCGATCTCATACAGCTGCGCAATCGGCAGATCCTCGATTGGGTGCTCGAGCTGCTTGCCAACGATGGAAACGTGTTTTTCCACGTCCTTCGCTCAGAGAGCACCATCGACGAGCTGTTCGGTAACGTGACGGATCTGCTGCGCCTCGTGTTACTGATGGTCGAGTGGCGtggtgaggaggagaagctgaCCAAGGCTGTCGCGCCCGGTATTAACTGGATAATTGTGCTGTTTGGTATCGTAACCCAACAGCTGGACACGGGGCTGCACAAGTGTGAGCTATCGAGAATTATTCCACTGATGAAACTGTTGCGCGTGTTGGTCGAACGGTCCGACCCAGAGAGTTTCTCGGGATCAGAGTTAATCGTTAAGCTGCTTCTATACATCAGACATATTCGCTCGACCAGCTACACTGGATCGACTATCGTGCGATTGTGCCTGATCGCGATAGCGAATCTGCTCGAACAGCAGCGTCTCGTTGCTGAGGCAGTGAAGATCACGTGGAAAGCATCGCAGCTCAAAACGCTCTCTACGCAATGCGGTCATAGCAGTGCGTTGGTACGGTCTTGTGCTTGGAATGTGCTAGCGAAGATCAGTTGCACGCTCGAAGGAGCTAGCGCGATCGTGAAAGATTGTGCTTACCTTCCGGGGGGAATACACGCGAGCTGCTTGAGCACGTTGCTTGATGGCCGTGAAGCGGCATTGGTAAAGGAAGCTGCAGCTGGACTGTTAGTTTGCCTGTTTTCGCATCGCGTTGGCAAAGATGGACCATTGTATCTGGCCGTGCAACCGGTTGACCTGCGAGCCAAAACCGAACTAGAGCCGCAGGATCCACTGCAGACTGTGCTAAAGTTACTGGCCAAGCAACGCTTCTTCGAGGATTCCGTGCGCTCGTTGGATCACTTTACTGCGCGCGACACAATGGACACTTTCGGCGAGTGTGATACCATTACGCTCATTACGCCCGAGGTAGTAAAGGGTTACGCTATGATCTATCGGTCGCTGGTAGAGCTGAACGCTTCCGGTTTTGTGACGATACTGCGGGAGAAAGGCTGCCTGCAGGGGCTGATGGATTGCGTTTCAAAGGTTCCTCTGAAACCGACACGTGCTGcattgctgatggtggctgaAGTGTGTGCCCTGCTGGTGCAATGCATGGAGGAAACACACGAGCGATCCGCCATTGAAGAGTTGGTGAAGCTGAATCAGGCGTTTGTTGGAGGGATTACTTATCTCCTGGATCCTGCTGTGTATGAGGCGCTCGATGAGGGGACGGAATACGTGATGCAGCGTACGGCTAGTGGCATTATGCGTATTCTGTGCACCCTTGCTGGTTCCCAACTCATCAACTGTGTGCTCGCTCAGCTGGATGTGAAACCTATCGTACGGCTGATCGAAACCGGCATCAGAAGCAAACAGTCAG CATACCAGCTGATTTGTCTTAAATTCGTTCTACAAATGGTGATCTCGTCCGACATGGGTACATCATCGACGTCCGAATTTCCGTCATTCTTGGCGCATCTGGAATCCATTGACGTGCTGGAGCAGAACAACATCCCAGGGAACACATCCGCGTGGAACTACCGAGACAAGCTACCGAGTGAAGACTCCGACGAAGACGATATGGAAAACTTGAATCCTAATCGGCGTCCAACGTCAACGAAAGATGTCGTCAAAGGGCTGACCGAAACACAGACTGGTACCAATGTCGGCATAACGGCGGCCAATAGTGGCACGGGTCGCATATTTGCGGCTCTACTTCATCAGTTCCTTTTCGTCAATTCGCGCGACATGCCGGGTATGAACGTTATCCTGGCGAGTACGGTGGAAAAGCGGACACTCTATTCAACCATTCAAACATTGCTACGCCTCTCGGTACACTGTCGGCGTGTGGCTTGGGACCAACGACTACTAACGACCGTCATTGATCGCTTCAATACAGTCCACGAGGGACTGCTTGGGCGCCTCAGCTATCCTGAGTTCGTTCGGCGTAATGGCGAATCTAAGAAGCTTCCCGTAATAGAGGAACTATCCGGGCTGATTAGTCTTCTATCGGCCTGGTTTAGCAATGCGGAAGATGTGTTGCTACTTGAACGAGATCAGATCGGTCAGCTATGTCGCATCGTGTTGCAGTACTGGCCCTGGCTCAGCCACAACCACGAGCTGGAGGTGGACTTTATGTGCGCCTTAGCTTTCCTCACTGAGAGTTCAATCGTAGTTTGCAAATCACTGGTGGGCTCATTCAGTGGGTATCCCCACAGCATCCTTAAGTTGCTCATCGCCACGGTGACCAGTGAAACGGGACGCGTCAAGGGACCGAAGTGCGATCTTCGATTGCTAGGCGTCGTCCTGCGCGTGCTGGGTAACTGCTGCAGCTGTCAGGAGGGTCGTAGCACGATCGGAAAGCTTAACGTGATCGACAACATCAGCAAGCTGCATCCGAGCGTGACGAAGCTCCAGAAACCGTGGGTCGAAGTGACCCGCCTGTGGCTCGAATTCTGGGAGATCTACACGCGCTACAGTGACGTGAGCGAAGTGCG GCATCTGACGGTTCTGGGAGCTCTATTCCGTAAATCGAACGCCGAATTGCGCCTGCTATCGCTCTCCATCCTACGCAATCTGTCGTTCGTACCGGCGAACCGCATTGCGCTGCTATCTTCGTCCGATTGCATGTTCATGCTGCAAACCTCCCTTCAGCAAACGAATCAGGATAAGCAGTTGATCGCCGCAGTAACGATTTGGAAATTGATCGCCAATAATCATAAAGGGCGGGCGGCGGTGAAGAGCAGTCCACTGGTACGCATGACCGTAGCGCTCTCGAAGCATTACGCACTGCAGGCTGCGAACAGCGCGGTGGACAAGGAGCTATGGAATGTGCTGTCTACGGTGCGGCATATTTTGGAGGCTTAG
- the LOC125953352 gene encoding UPF0598 protein CG30010 yields MLLRRLWNTGSLGGRRAVSYVQGQSPAPKVREYFYYIDHEGMLFLDDARIKNFTSCFKEKQFLEFFFKRLKLNDTERYREEFPFLSVCGRERNYIRCDDLPIVFTHIVRDGEGKERLAYAHASDKLSVEWQPDRICMFPASGRVYHPAPERYGSIGLVRSKLAIELSNAFTFCNGEDHPPTHFLWSSTNHELDQKWWQNTYIGRRVQSEANVQC; encoded by the exons ATGTTGCTGCGAAGACTGTGGAACACCGGATCGCTGGGTGGCCGCCGGGCCGTTAGTTACGTGCAGGGTcaatcaccggcaccgaaagTACGAGAGTACTTTTACTACATCGATCACGAGGGTATG CTCTTTCTGGATGATGCAAGGATTAAGAACTTCACCTCCTGCTTCAAGGAGAAGCAATTTCTGGAGTTCTTCTTCAAACGCCTCAAGCTAAACGATACCGAGCGGTACCGGGAAGAGTTTCCTTTCCTGTCCGTGTGTGGCCGTGAGCGGAACTACATCCGCTGCGATGATCTACCGATCGTATTCACACACATCGTCCGAGATGGGG AGGGCAAGGAAAGGCTAGCGTATGCACACGCCAGTGATAAGCTGAGTGTCGAGTGGCAACCAGATCGCATCTGCATGTTTCCGGCCAGTGGTCGGGTGTATCATCCAGCACCGGAGCGCTATGGTTCGATCGGACTTGTTCGTTCGAAGCTTGCGATCGAACTGAGCAACGCGTTCACATTCTGCAACGGCGAGGATCACCCACCAACACACTTCCTGTGGAGCAGTACGAACCATGAGCTGGATCAAAAGTGGTGGCAGAATACGTATATCGGACGCCGCGTGCAATCAGAAGCGAATGTTCAATGCTGA
- the LOC125958104 gene encoding uncharacterized protein LOC125958104, producing MEAFRNLDWSRNNPLPERVLYEQYLVDLCDFPDDIFNLHIDEIDPVHEVKNRAIDDGNQQVPELPTDPRTGETVKQLTIDTTKSLRMFNRFPSGSVLHRNEHQLCLTTLNKLNMRLPMTDKKDEKSLRIYHELMKKLAPERDMFEQFVRNHFMTNLLWRVKTISAPLNTLLVDLWRWKANRWLQQLGTTSYPSTSYQLMTAVASVSYYEHEKGVNFVPFESEQSVIETGDVRRLFPENVFSCSTLLRSHRIMERFRDEWCALRDAKRQSNARAAVETMLEHQPEISVVLSASSVALLLNEKRNSEEEWTIPFRLTMVAGRKVLTVDSKLPPVKLSTPARNAKAHRLLVKSFTTFLQTDHYGTPAVSEGEQKDTPPNAPTNQQPEQQYRAVRCDEYMKKVEESVRQALDKRQHENRFYQLWKLTDEQSDEEQAVLIDFRQDFYQTLRKTRLFMNLSVKLEHQPEFGAEQMTKAELLHEWARQLLRPNSKTLRIRLDPVTHRMISSHYLELRDIEEELLRLYGVKPRHLITSMWGTLRRLQLFPVGSYLLHRDERTVQGWSVYTEVGRERGQQLNPNAVVYDLRTRLHAIEYDLPPLEQYDWIPIDKCFITQVHREGSILPCSFPHWTPVRQLNTREKLKPNKKPSTVDQQSAIQQRRVKKGKQQTKNLKRREKLKLLQQEKAKKERLLHTLSQYAPYEGPSNSGTGSRGFAKMATTAGPPSSTEGTPTLLKDAVMAQQPVDYNSYQLYAGLPPGNGPQQ from the exons ATGGAGGCCTTCAGGAATCTGGATTg GTCCAGAAACAACCCGCTACCTGAACGAGTTTTGTACGAACAGTATTTGGTCGATTTGTGCGATTTTCCAGATGATATTTTCAACTTGCACATCGACGAGATCGATCCCGTGCACGAGGTGAAGAATAGAGCGATCGATGACGGTAATCAGCAGGTCCCGGAGCTACCAACAGATCCCCGTACCGGTGAAACGGTTAAACAGCTTACGATTGACACGACCAAGTCGTTGCGGATGTTCAACCGCTTTCCCTCCGGATCGGTACTGCACCGTAACGAACATCAGCTCTGCCTAACGACTCTGAACAAGCTAAACATGCGGCTTCCGATGACCGACAAAAAGGATGAGAAGAGCTTGCGCATCTATCACGAGTTAATGAAGAAGCTTGCTCCGGAGCGCGATATGTTTGAGCAGTTCGTGCGTAACCACTTTATGACGAATTTGCTGTGGCGTGTGAAGACGATATCGGCGCCGTTGAACACGCTGCTGGTCGATTTGTGGCGGTGGAAGGCGAATCGCTGGTTGCAACAGCTCGGTACCACGAGCTACCCCAGCACCAGCTACCAGCTGATGACGGCCGTTGCCTCGGTGAGCTACTACGAGCACGAGAAAGGCGTGAACTTTGTACCATTTGAATCGGAGCAAAGCGTGATCGAGACAGGTGACGTTAGGCGGCTGTTTCCGGAAAACGTATTCAGCTGTAGCACGCTTCTACGATCACATCGTATCATGGAGCGGTTCCGTGATGAATGGTGTGCACTACGGGATGCGAAACGACAGTCAAACGCACGTGCAGCCGTCGAAACAATGCTGGAACATCAGCCGGAAATCTCGGTCGTGCTATCAGCCAGCTCGGTAGCGTTGCTGTTGAATGAGAAACGGAACAGTGAGGAAGAGTGGACGATTCCGTTTCGTCTAACGATGGTGGCGGGTCGTAAAGTACTAACCGTGGACAGTAAGCTGCCACCGGTGAAGCTGTCGACGCCAGCTAGAAACGCCAAGGCTCACCGTCTACTGGTGAAGAGCTTTACGACCTTTCTACAAACCGACCACTACGGAACGCCGGCCGTTAGTGAGGGGGAGCAAAAGGATACGCCACCCAATgcacccaccaaccagcaacccGAGCAGCAGTACAGGGCTGTTCGATGTGACGAGTACAtgaagaaggtggaggaatCCGTGAGGCAGGCGCTCGACAAACGGCAACACGAAAATCGCTTCTATCAGCTGTGGAAGCTGACGGACGAACAATCGGACGAAGAGCAGGCTGTGCTGATTGACTTTCGGCAAGATTTCTACCAGACGCTTCGCAAAACCCGACTCTTTATGAACCTTTCGGTGAAGTTGGAGCATCAGCCGGAATTTGGAGCAGAACAGATGACCAAGGCAGAGCTGCTACACGAATGGGCCCGCCAGCTATTACGGCCGAACTCAAAGACCTTACGGATACGCCTCGATCCCGTAACGCACCGGATGATTTCGAGCCATTATCTCGAGCTGCGTGATATCGAGGAGGAACTGTTGCGTTTGTACGGGGTTAAACCGCGGCATCTAATCACCAGCATGTGGGGTACGCTGCGGCGCTTGCAGCTCTTCCCAGTTGGCTCGTATCTGCTGCATCGCGACGAACGGACGGTACAGGGATGGTCCGTGTATACCGAGGTAGGTCGCGAGCGTGGGCAACAGTTAAACCCGAACGCGGTCGTATACGATCTCAGGACGCGATTGCACGCGATAGAGTACGACCTGCCACCACTCGAGCAGTACGATTGGATACCGATCGACAAGTGTTTCATAACGCAAGTGCACCGCGAAGGTTCGATTCTACCGTGCAGCTTCCCACACTGGACCCCCGTTCGGCAGTTGAATACGCGCGAGAAACTTAAACCCAACAAGAAACCGAGCACCGTCGATCAGCAGAGTGCAATACAGCAACGACGGGTAAAGAAGggcaaacagcaaacgaaaAATCTTAAGCGCAGGGAAAAGCTGAAGCTGCTCCAGCAGGAAAaggcgaaaaaggaaaggttACTACACACGCTTAGCCAGTATGCCCCGTACGAAGGGCCGTCCAACTCCGGCACCGGTTCTCGCGGTTTTGCTAAGATGGCTACAACCGCGGGGCCGCCTAGCTCGACCGAAGGAACGCCAACGTTACTCAAGGATGCCGTAATGGCACAACAACCCGTAGACTACAACAGTTACCAGTTGTACGCCGGGCTTCCACCAGGCAATGGGCCACAACAATGA
- the LOC125953355 gene encoding protein TEX261, whose protein sequence is MSFLGLLSYVSLLVQICFITVSIAAGLYYLAELVEEYTVVAKKVISYLVLGTATLYVVFIFTESFPWSMVLCGLGSQLLHAFILTDFPYVRFLSPAFLGAVILLLVNHYLAFVYFQVQYHAFTEVMAYFTLCLWLVPFALFVSLSANDNVLPTSNERTHLLGGTDDVVTNYFSSRKKAGLLSLFTYAKETLLPERNKKSF, encoded by the exons ATGTCCTTTCTCGGCCTGCTTAGCTACGtttcgctgctggtgcagatCTGCTTCATAACCGTCTCAATCG CTGCTGGGCTTTACTATCTGGCGGAACTGGTGGAAGAGTACACGGTGGTCGCAAAGAAGGTTATCAGCTACCTGGTCCTGGGGACGGCCACACTGTACGTGGTCTTTATCTTCACTGAGAGTTTTCCCTGGTCAATGGTCCTGTGCGGGCTCGGCAGTCAACTGCTGCATGCCTTCATTCTGACCGATTTTCCGTACGTGCGATTCCTGTCGCCCGCATTCCTCGGTGCTGTGATATTGCTGCTAGTGAACCATTACCTGGCGTTTGTGTACTTCCAAGTGCAGTACCATGCATTCACGGAGGTGATGGCGTACTTTACACTCTGTCTGTGGCTTGTACCATTCGCCCTGTTCGTTTCACTATCTGCGAATGATAACGTGCTGCCGACAAGCAATGAACGAACACATCTACTAG GTGGCACTGATGACGTGGTGACGAACTACTTCTCGAGCAGGAAAAAGGCAGGATTACTATCGCTGTTTACGTACGCGAAGGAAACGCTTCTACCGGAGCGTAATAAGAAATCCTTCTAG
- the LOC125953349 gene encoding ribose-5-phosphate isomerase, producing the protein MLGRPLRRLLPALFVHSNTGKPALGLIVAKDYQRFLTTSVSSTNDKRMSLEAAKRSAAYKAVDEYVKDDTVVGIGSGSTVVYAVLRIAERVKAEGLQLVCIPTSFQARQLIIENGLVLGDLESNPQLDCAIDGADEVDAQMVLIKGGGGCLLQEKIVASCADRFVVIADYTKDSTRLGQQYDKGIPIEVVPMAYVPIRDRIGASFGGSLKLRMAIAKAGPVVTDNGNFILDWHFEDDKDHDWDAVNREIMMIPGVVETGLFVGMANKAYFGQSDGSVTERGS; encoded by the exons ATGCTAGGAAGGCCTCTGCGACGATTGCTGCCAGCTTTGTTCGTTCACAGCaacaccggcaaaccggcacTTGGACTCATCGTTGCTAAGGACTACCAGCGGTTCCTAACTACCTCAGTCTCCTCGACGAACGACAAACGAATGTCGCTGGAAGCTGCAAAACGGAGTGCCGCGTACAAGGCGGTCGATGAGTACGTTAAGGACGACACAGTCGTAGGTATCGGATCGGGCTCGACCGTGGTTTACGCGGTGTTACGGATTGCCGAGCGAGTGAAGGCCGAAGGACTGCAACTGGTGTGCATACCGACGAGCTTCCAGGCCCGGCAGCTTATCATCGAGAATGGGCTGGTGCTGGGCGATTTGGAAAGCAATCCGCAACTGGACTGTGCCATCGACGGAGCCGACGAGGTGGACGCACAGATGGTGCTGATCaagggtggcggtggttgtcTGCTGCAG GAAAAGATCGTAGCATCCTGTGCCGATCGGTTCGTGGTCATTGCGGACTATACGAAGGATTCCACTCGTTTGGGCCAGCAGTACGACAAGGGCATCCCCATTGAGGTGGTCCCCATGGCGTACGTACCGATACGGGACCGCATAGGCGCCAGTTTCGGAGGTAGTCTCAAGCTGCGTATGGCCATCGCAAAGGCAGGTCCGGTTGTGACGGATAATGGCAACTTTATTCTGGATTGGCACTTTGAGGACGACAAGGATCACGATTGGGATGCAGTGAACCGTGAGATAATGATGATTCCTGGCGTTGTCGAGACGGGCCTGTTCGTTGGAATGGCCAACAAGGCCTACTTCGGGCAGTCCGATGGTTCGGTGACGGAGCGCGGCTCTTAA